From a region of the Danio aesculapii chromosome 4, fDanAes4.1, whole genome shotgun sequence genome:
- the LOC130222141 gene encoding gastrula zinc finger protein XlCGF8.2DB-like, with protein sequence MAFIKEESEDVKIEETFTVKQEDLQEQTDLMVLKEETHQWNEMEEKHQDITTDEKPTLTEKTSSHGRPRKSKSRCNFSCKQCGKSFSKKPKLDVHMRVHTKEKPYTCEQCGKSFGYVQGFKTHMRIHSGERPYACQECGKSFYNAGNFAMHMIIHTGERKYTCQQCGKSFYTTGNLAVHMRIHTGERPYSCPQCGKCFKQSGTLEVHMRTHNRERIFICTQCGKSFSQKQDLDIHMRIHTGEKPYTCTECGKSFRCKKTLNYHMISHAGEKPFACAQCVKSFTSKASLINHMNGHTGTIVFTCDQCGKSLTRKDYIKKHMKTHSGERFRCSECGKDFKHKRSLSAHMKLHKREKSPQN encoded by the exons atggcgtttattaaagaggagagtgaagatgtgaagattgaagaaacattcacagtcaaacaggaagatctgcaggaacaaacag acctgatggtgctgaaagaagagactcatcaATGGAATGAAATGGAAGAGAAACACCAAGACATAACGACTGATGAAAAACCCACACTGACTGAAAAGACTTCATCACACGGAAGACCTCGGAAATCTAAATCCAGGTGTAATTTCAGCTgtaaacagtgtggaaagagtttcagtaaAAAGCCAAAGCTTgatgttcacatgagagttcacactaaggagaaaccttacacctgcgaacagtgtggaaagagttttggttaTGTACAAGGCTTTAaaacccacatgagaattcactcTGGAGAGAGGCCGTATGCATGCCAagagtgtggaaaaagcttctataATGCAGGAAACTTTGCAATGCACATGataattcacactggggagaggaagtacacatgccaacagtgtggaaaaagcttctataCTACAGGAAACTTAGcagtgcacatgagaattcacactggggagaggcCTTATtcttgccctcagtgtggaaagtgTTTTAAGCAAAGTGGCACCCTCGAAGtccacatgagaactcacaaTAGAGAGAGAATTTTTATttgcacacagtgtgggaaaagtttttcTCAAAAACAAGACCTTGAcatccacatgaggattcacactggagagaaaccttacacatgcacagagtgtggtaaaagtttcaGATGTAAAAAAACACTCAATTACCACATGATAAGTCACGCCGGAGAGAAGCCATTTGCATGTGCTCAGTGTGTAAAGAGCTTCACATCAAAAGCTAGCCTCATAAACCACATGAATGGTCACACTGGAACTatagtgttcacatgtgatcagtgtggaaagagtctcacacGTAAAGACTACATTAAGAAACACATGAAGACTCACTCAGGAGAgcgttttagatgcagtgagtgtggaaaggactttaaacataaaagaagcctcAGCGCTCACATGAAGCTTCACAAAAGAGAGAAGAGTCCTCAAAATTGA